The sequence GAGCAGGGCTTTGGTGTACTGAAGACAAGCACTTGTATTTTGTTTGACCTGACTAAAATCATCTGGATTGAAACATTGTCATCTTAGGTGGTAATGTGGAGTACACAGTATGCCGACATCTCTTTTCTTTTCATGTTCTGACAACCTGGCCATATTCAAGGTTCTGTTACATTTGTATTTTAGCTGTTACGTAGAACAAAAGATGGCCACGGATACAACAGGACTGTATGTGAAGTGCAAGACTGGGAGGTGTGTGATTAAAGGCAGGGAAAGGAACATGGTATTGCTTGTAGAGAAGgggtgtgttgtctgtctgtcaggtctGGGTGTAGGGTGATTCATCGGAGTGGAGAAAGTGCTTTGTGTGTCATTAGCCCCTTGTCTGGGTCCTGCACATCAGAAGAGTGATGGGCCCCAGGGCTTTACAGTCACAGAAAGGACTGCTGTTTTCTTCCACCACTCTCAAATTGATTGTATGTGTTAATTGCCGCCATTGATTAGCAGCAGAGCAGATGTGAGGCTGCTTCAATGGGCCTGGATGTCCAGGAGTGAGTAGAGGGAGATGTTGCcgtctttaaaggggcaatccgcaATTGCTACATTCATTTTTGGACTTAGTGATATATGCCCATTGACTCTTGAAGAAAATTATTAATTATGCCTTGTGAGctaagttcaactgtcgtactacTACAGaagccaaaatataagcttgttttactccaatgtttgtaaacaacatacatgtaaacaaacactgtatagcctcaaaacatggttacaaatattattttgatAACAGTGGTGGGATgcccactttgttattgtttcagctGTGGATTGGTCCTTTAAGAAACAGTACTAAAGTCCCTCTGTAAATCACATTCCAGCCAACGTAAACACCAAGGTGCACTTTAACTGTCGTCCATTTTAGCCCAGGAAGGGGAAATCTGATTTATCACATAACTCCATCCTCTCAGAATATTACAAATAAGCTTTTCTACCAATCACTGATCATGGTAATAGACAGCCAGGTTAAGCTTATTCTTTTCACCTATTCAGCAGAGCAAACCTAagttaaggtcaaacaacagAATTGCTTCCCCTCCCTGCAGGTGGTGATGTGGCCTTGGGCTAGCTATGTCCTAGCGTTTTAGTATGCCGCCTGGTTAGCATTGAGAGAGCTGGTGGAGGTACACCACAGTTCTTAAGGGATTCTCAggctaaataaatcaaataaaagggCTGAGGAAAGAAAGGGGCTTATGCAGAAATAGGTGATATTAGCTTTGTGATTGATTGGGGAGACAGGGActctgagacagagggagagaggtagggagctaGAGCTAGAGCTAGAGCTAGCAGGTAGTTTGGTTTGTGTAATGTTTCTTCTGTTAATTATCATGTCCCCCTGTGATAATCTTCCCCCCTcggctccctctctttctcactctctttatGCATTTTATAAATGCCTGCTTTTAATTAAACCCACACAACGGTGACAGAGTCAATTAAACGCTATGCAACAGACACAGATCGTCATCATAcactataataataatatctaTTTGTTGCATTCCACTTATTTTATCGTATGTAGGGCTGCAAAGCTTCCgataagaagacagtgaatgttcctgagtggccgagttacagttttgacttaaatctacttgaaaatctatagcaagaaattggttgtctagcaatgatcaaccaatttgacagagcttgaagaattctgaaaagataatgggcaaatattgttcaatcgaggtgtgcaaagctcttagagatttacccagaaagactcacagctgtaatcacagccaaaggtgattctaacatgtatagattcaggggtgtgaatacttatgtaaattagatttttctgtatttcattttcaataaatgtttgaacatttctaaaaacaagttttcagtttgttattatggggtattgtgtgttgatgggtgagaaatacatctatttaatccattttgaattcaggctgtaaaacaacaaaatgtgcaataagtcaagggatatgaatactttctgaaggcactgtattctcAGGCTATGAGATGGATCAACAagcagctctgttctgttctgatgcATGAATAACAAATTAGTAAATCTTTCACTGTGCTTTgggagtgtgtatatgttgtgtataaTCAAGATTGTTGTGGTGCCAtgtacactgaatgtacaaaacttCATGAAAATctactctttccatgatatagactgaccaggtgaatccaggtgaaagctatgatcacttattgatgtcatctgttaaatccacttcagtcagtgtaggtgaggggggttaaagaaggatttttaagccttgagaccaatgagacatggattgtgtatgtgtgccatttagaggatgaatgggcaagacaaaagattgaagtgcctttgtacggggtatggtagtaggtgcaaggTGTACCAGTTTGTGTCAGgaagtgtgtatcaagaatggtccaccaaccaaaggacagctcaggcgttcttaatgttttgtacactcagtatatgtaTAGCTTACATATTAATAGGCCCCCAATATTAAGCTCATCCTCTGTTGTGAACTTGTAGCCAGCACACTCCCTCTCTTTTACCCCTTCCTGTCCCCTTCCTGTCTCGTGTATCTCTCCTCCATGCATGTTGTCATGGCCTCAATCATCCCTTCTTTTCTCGCCCCGGCTGTTCCCTCTGTGGTTTTTTGCCCTCTTACGCTCCCTcaagccctctctcctctgtctctcacctcTACCATCTGTTGTCTCCTCTCTTTATTTCCTCCACTCCCTCAATCCATCCCCATGTCATATCCTCTAAGCAGAGCAACTCACGTTCTTATGTTGCCTTTCTCTTCCTCTatccctttgtctctctcgctctcatttgcTCAGTTCACTCATCATTGGTTCATCACGTATTTAAATGCTTGACATATGTTTTGGCTCAAGCTTCTGTGAGATATGTTTAAACTGGTGACCTACCTGCTTTacacagaggattttcccaacaGAACTATGTTGGTTCTGACTATGCTGCTCACTCTTGGATTCAACCACAACAAGACAATTACAATTAAGCTCCCGCGTTTGAAGTGCCTCACAAATAAGTGGGTCAAGTCAGATGAGAGTATCTGTGAGTGAAATACTAATTTATCCCAAAGTTGAGAAAAAATGAATAATGTAAAACTCGACTTAGCTAAGCTACCTCAAGGTGAGTCATTTAACATTGATTATGGCCCCCATTTATCCTGTATAGCCTTCTTTTGGCATAGGCATACATATCAGACTAACCTTGTTTCTAGGGGAGCAGCAGATTTAGATGAGTGTGATTGGTTAATGGGGTGTTGTGTCTGGCTCTCCGAGATTGCTACTAAATGTGTAACCAATGATTGCCTTAGTGAAGCGAGCAGTAATATGGAATGCCTTGTGTAGCTGTAAACTGCTTAATTGTCAGTGTCATTTCCTAATGAGTCGGGACGACTTGCAATGATGCTGTTAAGGAAATGGTGGTATCGTTTgtcaacatgggtttattctctgtACACCCTCGCTCCATGATGCCTTTACTGAGAGGGACTGCTAAGTGGAGTTGAGTTTATAGTGAATGGCTTCAACTGCGGGAAGAAATATCAAGTTCCACACAGTGACTACTGTATATGTGGTAAAGGTGATATTATAATCAAGCCTCCAAATCAAATTCACAGTATAGCTCCCTAGAGTGTACAGTATGCCGAAAAAAcaaggagagagaatcagaagaACATATTCTCTCCGTAACACATTCACCTGTCTGTCTCATGCAGCCATTGCCGAGGGGCTTGGTGGGCTTGCAGAACTACAGCCTGCAAGGTTGGAGAGCTCAATGACTGTCCATCTTATGCATTTATAGTATTGAGGTCTGGGGAAGGGTTTTTAGAGTGTTATGTTAGTAGAGAGAGatatgtgtgtgagggagagagagaggacaggagagacagagagggagagagcgagagaggacggagagggtgagagagagagaggacaggaaagacagagagggagagagcgagagaggacggagagggtgagagagagagaggacaggagagacagagagggagagagcgagagaggacggagagggtgagagagagagaggacaggagagacagagagggagagagcgagagaggacggagagggtgagagagagagaggacaggagagacagagagggagagagcgagagaggacggagagggtgagagagagagaggacaggagagacagagagggagagagcgagagaggacggagagggtgagagagagagaggacaggagagacagagagggagagagcgagagaggacggagagggtgagagagagagaggacaggagagacagagagggagagagcgagagaggacggagagggtgagagagagagaggacaggagagacagagagggagagagcgagagaggacggagagggtgagagagaggacaggagagacagagagggagagagcgagagaggacggagagggttagagagagagaggacaggagagacagagagggagagagcgagagaggacggagagggtgagagagagagaggacaggagagacagagagggagagagcgagagaggacggagagggtgagagagagcgaggacaggagagacagagagggagagagcgagagaggacggagagggtgagagagagagaggacaggagagaggggctTGATGGCACTAGAGCCCAATGTTAATAGATGCCAGAGCTACTCATTCATTTTAATGTAATTCCGCAGCCATCCTCAACGATGCATAAAACTATGTTTTTTCCCACCCCCTTTTTCGTTTAACagaatattaaaaataaaaaatgtacgaAATTGCACTCTTACTTGTGGATGAATTTCCATCATGGTgcgaggggtagagaagaggaaaaCGAATGTATGTTCTAACGTtccatgaataataataataaccctgCATATCTACAGATTCACGGTGACATCATAAATACCCTTAGTGCcttttaaatgatttattcaaCTGCACTGTATCATACCGAGCTATGCGTTTCACTGACTCTGTACAGAACTCTGTCTGCATGTCGACCAGTAGTCTGTgtgtttctttttgtgtttttggtCAATAGATGTCACTTACTGTAGTTTGGACCTGCTTTCTTTGGTCAATTTCTCTAAAATAAAATCAATTTCTTATTGATGTGAGTGTTGCATATGTATACAAGCCAAGCGTTGAGCCAGGGAGATGTCTCTATTTGTAGAAAGCAGCCAGTTTAGCCAGCAGTGTCTGATGAGGGGAGACAGATTGCAAAGTAGTGCACATATTGAGGGGAAAACAGGGAGGAAAAAGACAAACTTGCTGACAGAGCCAATTTCAGCTTTAAATTCCTAATAAAGAGAAAGACAAGGAAGGATCCAGCCTGACTCCCAGCTTCTCCTGGGCCTACGGCACAGCCTTGtgtaaggtgtctgaatactaaATAAACACAGTCAAACAGTCATCTTAACATAAGAAGATATAGATTTTAATATCTTTATAAACATTTTGTACTGTTGTTCTTTGATAACGACTTATTTGAACCCTTCAATCATGGCAAAGACAGGAGATAGATGGGGAACAGTAGGAGGGGAACTGAATTGTGCATTTTTATCCAATAAAGGGGTTGACAGGATGtaagaaaaaaaaggaaataaaAAATTTTCcttttagcaaaaaaaaaaaaaggaaacggTTAATGAATTTAAAGAAAGATTGTCCCCCCATCAGGGGAGCAGAAACCCTGTTTTCATTGTTGATGACGTCATTAATATTGTTATTCTCATAATAAATGATTAATATTAGAACTGCAGTTAGTTAGTCCTCTTGTTGTCATTGTTAATGGTACAGTTAACATCATTATTATTACAAACATCGTCTACTTATTGTTGTATTTTCCGGAGGCACAAAAGCTCCTGTAGTCCAGGGGGATAGTAGTCCagcagtagtctgtctgtccgttTGTCTAGCCATGGTCCTGTTAAACCCCCTGCTACTTTAGAAGTGATTGTCTTTCTCTTGGTTCCCCACATCCATTGACAAGAACAGCAGTCAATGTAGAGAGGTATTTTAGCAGTTCTATTATTTCCAAGAGGGCGGTCCACGTTTTGCCATGCtcgattcaatatttttttccctcttctAATCTTTTATTCATTACAGAAGTCATTTAAGGTACAcatattgtttttgtttcttcTCTAGTCTTGTTGGACAGTTGTTTTCCTTTGATGTCTATTGATTAGGACAATATAAATGTTCCTCACGTTCTCAATGAGGAGGGGATGCCCACACTGAAGAGTGTTCTGTTCAGTGAAGCCCAAAGCCTCACTGGGAAACTGAGAATACCTCATCTGACCCTTAACGCCTAAGGCTTCGGCCCCAGGCCCCAACTCTGTACCCTGTATAGGGCTCCATCTCTAGGTCCTCTTTACATCTTGGcaaaatcaaacaaacaacaTTTGAGACAAGAAATAGACAGATCCATCAATATTCACAGCTTTCttctcctgggggggggggggactggttTTTGAAGGAAATGGGAGTCGACCACAGTCCCACTCACCTCCATAAAGATAATTAGCAGCTTGGGTATATTAGCTTAATATGTAGTAGCACATGTAGAAAATGAAATGGAGCAGGTAGAAAGACAGGACATTTAGAAGCAGGAATTAATAAAGCAGAATGTAAATATTGTAGAAATACTGTAAAGTAGGTAGAAGATGTATACCTAGATATGTAGCTCGGGGTCAATGTTACCTGGACATGGAGCAGAAGTTACCTAGTTATCATACTGGAGCTGGAGCtgactggtctgtgtgtgtgctgctctttGCAGTGCTGTTTCTGTACTTTTCCATTACTTCTGCTAAGAAGTGAGCGTTGCACATTCCTGTTCTGATATGGAATTATGATTTATGACCGGGCAGCTTCCTGCTTATCTCCCTGTTGATGAGCAATACCCTCGAATACCTCAACCCAATTCTATGCAGCAGCTATTGGCAATGAATGTAATAAACAACATTTGGCAAATAATATGAAACACAAGATTGGGCTAGACTTCTCTGTGTGATGGTTTCTTTCACCACGTCATCTGTTTTCTGTTTCAACCCCTCAATAAGGATTTACAAACTGTGAACTGATAATTAAAGCTGGCTTCAACATGTTTTCCTATCTGTCTCATAGCTAAATTGCTGCATTTTACCATCTCTTTTTTCCCCAAAAAGTTTGGTTATCTGGGCTTCAGCAGAGTCGAAGACAGAactcagacagaaagagacaaagaCAACAGGAAATGAGAACATAATGGCAACAGTGGCAGTGCAAGCGTGTTCTGTGTTTTCCTTTCGTCTTTCCTCACTCCCTGTCCCTCACACATCCCCGTCCCACATTTGATGTTGATGTTTGAAAGTCTATTTCAGAGTCTAAACAGCTCCCTACACAATGttttacacacacaaccacacacacaaagtacacacacacacacacacacagaccttgttGTGCAGGAGCTAGAGCAGGTCTAAGGACTGCACTGTTGTCGTTTAGCCAgtatctatccctccctctaggtcagcGGAGAATATGGGCAATGGTCATGGGCAACAAAGTTCCCATTATGGCGTTGAGATGTATTAAGGGCTGGGAGAACGTGGCCCTATTGGTGGCTTGTTGCACCCCACTAGGGGGGCGAACAGTGGTCCGGGGAGGGCACTTATGCTTCCTCCGCGTGACCGTGCCATCCGGGGACGTGTGGTCATATTTGCCCCCTTCAAAATCGGGCGAGGAATACTCCTTATCAGCCATCTCCTTTAAGGTATGCACCTCGTTCTGCCCCTTCCCCTTGCCTCCCCTGACGCGCTGGCGGGTGCAGTTCCGAGCGCGGCCTGGCCTCTGAGGGGGCGCCACCCCAGGTTGTCCCTCTGATCCCGTGCCCTCCCCGCTTACGGACGGGGGTGGATGGGGCAGAGGTGAGGGTGGCGAGGGATAGTGTGGTGACTCGTGGTGAGGACGGTGGGGGTGGGAGTGAGGCGGTGGCACTGGATGTGGCTCTTTCTTCAGTGACACCTTATCAGTCCCGGCCCAGGTCTTGCTCTGGTGCAGGGACTCAGAGCCAGAGCAGTTGGGGAAGTCCTCCTTGCGGAGCTGCTTGAGGTCCCTCCCAGCCAGCTCGGCCGGGGCCTGACAGCCTACGGACGAAGTAGAACCTCTGAAGCGTTTGAGCCAGTCCCACAGCGACAGGGCCTTGCAGTCACACTCCCAGGGGTTGTCGTTGAGGCGCAGGTACTCCAGGGCAGGCAGCAGTGCCAGGCAGTCTCCAGACAGCTCGGTTAGTGAGTTGTTAAACAGGTAGAGGGTGGTGAGGCGACGCAGGTCGTGGAAGGCCAGGCGGTCCACCCACTGCAGGTGGTTGTGGTGCAGCAGCAGGCGGTCCAGGGCCCCCAGCCCCCGGAAGGTGTTCTGGTGCAGTGACCACAGACGGTTCCCATGCAGGAACAGGTGGCTCAGGTTGTGGAGGTCCACAAAGATGTCATCCTGCAGGAACTCCAGGTGATTATCCTGAGAACAGCCAAACACAGCAAAATGGAGAGGTTATACACCTACAGCACTCTGTAACACTGTACCTACCAACATGTTGTTTGGTTATAAGGTATGTGGCTACTATAAAGTAGGACAGAGAAACCACAGCTTAACAGCCCtgggtatatacagtaccagtaaaaagtttggactcacctactcattccagggtttttctttattttgactattttctacattgtagaacaatagtgaagacatcaaaactatgaaataacacatgtggaatcatttagtaaccaaaaaagtgttaaacaaatgaaaatacaccccctttgcgttgatgacagctttgcgcatcTGGAgtcctttccaacagtcttgaaggagtttccacatatgctgagcactggttggctgcttttccttcactctgcagtccaactcatcccaaaccatctcaattgggttgaggtcgggtgattgtggaggccaggtcatctgatgcagcactcaatcactctctttggtcaaatagcccttacacagcctggaggtgtgttttgggtcattgtcctgttggaaaacaaatgatagtcccactaagatgggatggtgtatcgctgcagaaaactgtggtagccatgctggtaaagtgaattctaaataaatcacagacagtgtcaccagcaaagcacccccacacatcacacctcctcctccatgcttcacagtgggaaccacacatgtggagatcatccgttcacctactccgtgtctcacaaagacacggcggttgaaacaaaaaatctcaaatttggactcatcagaccaaatgacagatttccaccagtctaatgtccattactcgtgtttcttggcccaagcaagtctcttcttcttattggtgtcgtttcgtagtggtttctttgcagtaattcgaccatcaaggcctgattcacgcagtctcctctgaacagttgatgttgagatgtgtctgttacttgaactctgtgaagcatttatttgggctgcaatttctgaggcagttaactctaatgaacttatcctctgcaacagaggtaactctgggtcttcctttcctgaggGGGTCCTCATGAGAACTAGTTTCATCATattgcttgatgttttttgcgcaCTTGTTCTTGAATTGTTTTGCGCACAAAGTTCTGGAAATGttcaggattgactgaccttcatgtcttaaagtaatgatggactgttgtttctctttgcttatttgagctgttttgccatcatatggacttggtattttaccaactcgggctatcttctgtataccacccctgccttgtcacaacacaactgattggcacaaatgcattaaggaaagaaattccacaaattaacttttaacaatgtacacctgttaattgaaatgcattccaggtgacaacctcatgaagctggttgagagaatgccaggagtgtgcaaagctgtcatcaaggcaaagggtggctactttgaagaatctccaatataaaatatttgtatttgtttaacacttttttggttacaacatgattccatatttgttatttcatagttgtgatatcttcactattattctacaatgtagaaaatataaaaaataaagcaaaaccctggaatgagtaggtgtgtccaaacttctgactggtactctATACTGTATTTTCAAATGTAAAATGCAGCATTGTTTTGTTTGACTAAAAGTGTCATATAGCCCCAGTGGCTAACGTACCTGTAGGTAGAGATACTGCAGGTTGCGTAGCCCCTGGAAGATGTTACTGGGCAGCGCACTGAGCCCACAGCGGTACAGGTGCAGAGCATGGAGCCGGCCCAGCCCATGGAAGGTGTCTGCAGCCAGGGAGCGCAGGTGACGGTTGTCCCCCAGGTCCAGCTCCTCCAGCTGGGCGAAGCCGTGGAATGTGGAGGGCTCGATGTAGGTGATGTTGTTGGAGTAGATCCACAGTGTGACCGTGGTGGGGCTGAAGTGGCCCTGCAGCAGCCGGTGGATCTTGTTGTTCTGCAGGAAGATGCGCTCGCTGTGCGGGGGAATGCCTTCGGGGACGGACAGAAAGTTGTGTGCCTGGCAGCTGACGGTACTGGGCGCGGTGTAGCAGATACAGTGGTGTGGGCAGGACCAGGAAAGCTCCAGACCACAGAGAACCAGCAGGAACTCTAGCCCGCAGcctggagagaggacagagagagagaaatgaattaGAGGAGGTAGCTACATTTAGACTGGGGATTTGATTCTGAATTGAAATTCTGCCGTCTGACTTTGATGTCTATTTCGGGACTTGAAAGGAAAGAAGAATGATTTTTGGAATATTATTTTCGAGGAAGTCGAGAAAGATGAgttgggggggagaggagaaataCTGTAAGTGGAATCAAAGTGGTAAAAGAGTGAGATATTGACTAGGAAGAAGGGACGGGCAAGGGGTAGGATGATATGGGAGATATGGAGAAAGCCATGTCAGGAGTAAACAGTATGAGGGATGATGTAGGGAggccagaccagagagagactgtcagaTATATCTATATAAGAGAGAAAAATGTATTCTGGCCTGATAGATGACTCCTGTGACCTGTTGCTGTCATAGATTCTCTGGCTTCACGGAGTGGCATTGGGCCTTTGAGGAATTCTGCTTCTATTGAGCCACTCAATACAAGTGTGGACATTACGCTCTTGGCTCGGTATCCACAACTCCAAATCATCTGGTGTCTAAGTCGGTAACAGACTGAGGCCTGTGTTGCTCTTAGAGTCTGTTCAAGATCAGCCCAAACAATAACATGAGTTTCAGTAGGTCACTGAATCTAGTATCTCAGGAAGTCTGATTGGACCTATATTACAGTATGGGTCCTTTTTGTTCATGTACCGCCTCCTGCACACACTACATTTCAGTTTTCTCAGGTTTCCAATATTTCCTCACCTCTGTGAGATAGTATTATTATGAAGCAGTTAATCTCTGTCCATCAGCTTACAACAACTCTACTATACACAaccataatgagagagagagagtgagagagtgtgtgtgtgtgtgttggtgctaTAAATACCCTCTCATTAAACAGTCCTTTAATGCAAGGATTAGAAAATACCTGTCAAAGCAGGGGAGGTGGGGTGGAGGATAAATGGGCTGCGGAATGCTCACTTAAACTTATGTTAAGTTTCTCAGAGACAGTCAGACTTCCTGATGTTTTGTGACACGCTTCCATGGCCCCATGGTGTGACTTATCCATCAGCTTATCTACAGGGGGAATCAACCAACGGGAGAAAAGCAGGAGTCTATCCCCTCGTAATGACAATCCCCATTTGACAAGCGGTGGCTATGTCCCCTTCAATTTATTATTCAAGGCACCATGGCACTCTGATTCACTCCCTCTAATCGATATGTTTCTGTTGCCTTTTAACTCGCTGCTACCTAATCCCAGGGCCGCTACACTGGAATTCAGGAGCAGGGAATTACTATTTTTCAGGACAGGAGATAGCATAGACAAGCATATTTATCTGaatattcctcctcctccccaaacTGTGTCTAAACTGTGACATTCAGCTTCTGACTTCACTGACCTTCAGCGGTAATTGTCAGTGTGTCTGGAGTAGAAGAGAGGAGCGGTGTGCCGTGCATCATGTTACTTGAACTGGGGCAGAAGCCTCTCCCCGCTCCCCAGAGCAGGCCCTGTAATCCTGTTTGTCAACTGACTAACTGTGCATCTTCTCAATCCACCATGCAAACATGCTCCCGAATACAGGTCCTCTCAAGGTTGAACATTGGGGAACACTAAATAGGCTAAAGAACTGTGTGTAAAACGctttaacagtatcagagtacACTGCACATCACTGTCATCCTTTGTGGAACACA comes from Salmo salar chromosome ssa20, Ssal_v3.1, whole genome shotgun sequence and encodes:
- the LOC106581170 gene encoding reticulon-4 receptor-like 1 translates to MFKGGCGLEFLLVLCGLELSWSCPHHCICYTAPSTVSCQAHNFLSVPEGIPPHSERIFLQNNKIHRLLQGHFSPTTVTLWIYSNNITYIEPSTFHGFAQLEELDLGDNRHLRSLAADTFHGLGRLHALHLYRCGLSALPSNIFQGLRNLQYLYLQDNHLEFLQDDIFVDLHNLSHLFLHGNRLWSLHQNTFRGLGALDRLLLHHNHLQWVDRLAFHDLRRLTTLYLFNNSLTELSGDCLALLPALEYLRLNDNPWECDCKALSLWDWLKRFRGSTSSVGCQAPAELAGRDLKQLRKEDFPNCSGSESLHQSKTWAGTDKVSLKKEPHPVPPPHSHPHRPHHESPHYPSPPSPLPHPPPSVSGEGTGSEGQPGVAPPQRPGRARNCTRQRVRGGKGKGQNEVHTLKEMADKEYSSPDFEGGKYDHTSPDGTVTRRKHKCPPRTTVRPPSGVQQATNRATFSQPLIHLNAIMGTLLPMTIAHILR